The Oncorhynchus clarkii lewisi isolate Uvic-CL-2024 chromosome 29, UVic_Ocla_1.0, whole genome shotgun sequence genome contains a region encoding:
- the LOC139388216 gene encoding sodium-dependent phosphate transport protein 2B-like — protein sequence MPLQDSSCALVKRKYLGQQSHLDGDGDILPDPPKTWPESPLIKAHDIASSMSQTQAERMRSVFINVSKIPLLFLFLYMFVCSLDVLSSAFQLAGGKVAGDIFNDNAILSNPVAGLVVGILVTVLVQSSSTSTSIVVSLVSSGLLNVRSAIPILMGSNIGTSVTNTIVALMQAGERDEFERAFAGATVHDCFNWLSVLVLLPLEATTGLLRRLSQAVVDTFHISSGDKAPEMLKVMTEPLTKLIIQLDKSVITGIAMGDEATSNRSLVRVWCKNHILTSSVNVSVGDSFNCTSVQPCWQSNATTWTTQNMTLLVNIEKCSHLFVDSWLPDLAVGLILLACSLLLLCTCLLLLVKLLNSLLQGQVAKAIQRIINTDFPYPFGWLAGYLAILVGAGMTFVVQSSSVFTSAITPLIGIGVISIERAYPLTLGSNIGTTTTAILAALASPGDKLAAAFQVALCHFFFNILGILLWYPVPTTRLPIRMARTLGQRTAKYRWFAVLYLLLCFLLLPSLVFALSMAGWQIMAGVGVPFAAALLLVSVVNMLQVHRPGCLPVRLQSWDFLPVWMHSLQPLDTLLTKVTLCCTKGASEPGLIQCSMDHDGPQKRSHMALDNFVLCYIDEAPTVVMSQRADEAPTVVMSQGADEATTVVMSQVADEAPTVVMSQGADEAPTVVMSQGADEAPTVVMSQGADEAPTVGAQGVDRVRSTQAYRALQYRALHYILRYRSLDYSFQYRALHYSFQYRSLDYSFQYRALHYIFQYRSLDYSFQYRALHYILQYRSLDYSFQYRALDYIFQYRALHYILQYRSLDYIFQYRALHYILQYRSLDYSFQYRALDYIFQYRALHYIFQYRALHYILQYRSLDYSFQYRALDYIFQYRALDYILQYRYLDYIFQYRALHYILQFQNRALDYILQYRALHYIFQYRALHYILQYRDLHYILQYRALHYIFQYRALDYILQYRALHYIFQYRALHYIFQYRALHYIFQYRALHYILQYRALHYILQYRALHYSFQYRALDYSFQYRALHYIFQYRALHYIFQYRALHYIFQYRALHYIFQ from the exons ATGCCCCTCCAGGACTCATCATGTGCTCTGGTGAAGAGGAAATACCTGGGACAACAGTCACACCTGGACGGAGACGGAGACATCCTTCCCGACCCCCCAAAAACCTGGCCTGAATCCCCACTCATAAAAGCACATG ATATTGCTTCGTCAATGTCCCAGACTCAGGCAGAGAGAATGAGATCAGTTTTCATCAATGTCTCCAAGATCCCcctgctcttcctcttcctgtacaTGTTCGTCTGCTCGTTGGATGTCCTGAGTTCTGCCTTCCAGTTAGCAGGAG GTAAGGTGGCTGGGGACATCTTCAACGACAACGCCATACTGTCCAACCCGGTGGCAGGGCTGGTGGTGGGAATCCTGGTGACGGTTCTGGTCCAGagctcctctacctccacctctattgTCGTCAGCCTCGTCTCCTCGGGCc TACTCAATGTGAGGTCTGCCATCCCAATCCTCATGGGATCCAATATTGGGACGTCCGTCACCAACACCATCGTTGCTCTGATGCAggctggagagagggatgagtttgAACG GGCATTTGCTGGAGCGACGGTGCATGACTGTTTTAACTGGCTGTCAGTGCTGGTGCTACTGCCCCTGGAGGCAACCACAGGCCTGCTGAGAAGACTGTCTCAGGCTGTAGTTGACACCTTCCACATCAGCTCTGGAGATAAGGCCCCAGAGATGCTCAAGGTCATGACTGAACCACTCACCAAACTCATCATTCAG TTGGACAAGTCTGTCATCACAGGCATCGCCATGGGAGATGAGGCCACGAGTAACAGGAGTCTGGTGAGGGTATGGTGTAAGAATCACATCCTAACG TCCTCTGTGAATGTTTCTGTTGGTGATTCCTTCAACTGTACGTCAGTACAACCCTGCTGGCAAAGCAATGCAACAACCTGGACAACACAGAACATGACTCTGCTTGTAAATATAGAAAAAT GCAGCCATCTGTTTGTGGACTCGTGGTTGCCCGACCTGGCGGTAGGCCTCATTCTGCTAGCCTGCTCTCTTCTGCTCCTGTGCACCTGTTTGTTGCTGCTGGTCAAGCTGCTCAATTCCCTGCTCCAAGGCCAGGTGGCTAAGGCCATCCAGAGGATCATCAACACAG acTTCCCCTACCCGTTTGGCTGGCTGGCAGGTTACCTGGCCATCCTAGTGGGGGCTGGCATGACCTTTGTGGTTCAGAGCAGCTCAGTGTTCACCTCTGCCATCACTCCTCTCATAG GTATTGGTGTTATCAGCATTGAACGTGCCTACCCTTTGACCCTGGGGTCAAACATTGGTACAACCACCACAGCTATCCTGGCAGCATTGGCAAGCCCAGGGGACAAGCTGGCCGCAGCTTTCCAG GTCGCCTTGTGTCATTTCTTCTTCAACATACTGGGCATTCTGCTGTGGTACCCTGTGCCCACCACCCGCCTGCCCATCCGAATGGCCAGGACTCTGGGGCAGCGCACGGCCAAGTATCGCTGGTTCGCTGTACTCTACCTGCTTCTGTGCTTCCTGCTCCTGCCCTCGCTTGTCTTCGCCCTCTCCATGGCAGGCTGGCAGATAATGGCTGGGGTGGGCGTGCCCTTCGCTGCGGCCCTCCTCTTGGTGTCTGTGGTGAACATGCTGCAGGTACACAGGCCAGGCTGTCTGCCAGTGAGGCTGCAGAGCTGGGACTTCCTGCCTGTCTGGATGCATTCCCTTCAACCCCTGGATACCCTACTCACCAAGGTGACCCTGTGCTGCACTAAAGGAGCCAGCGAGCCTGGTCTGATACAGTGCTCCATGGACCATGATGGTCCTCAGAAGAGGAGCCACATGGCTTTGGACAACTTTGTTCTGTGTTACATAGACGAAGCCCCCACAGTGGTAATGTCCCAGAGGGCAGACGAAGCCCCCACAGTGGTAATGTCCCAGGGGGCAGACGAAGCAACCACAGTGGTAATGTCCCAGGTGGCAGACGAAGCCCCCACAGTAGTAATGTCCCAGGGGGCAGACGAAGCCCCCACAGTGGTAATGTCCCAGGGGGCAGACGAAGCCCCCACAGTGGTAATGTCCCAGGGGGCAGACGAAGCCCCCACAGTGGGGGCCCAGGGGGTGGACAGGGTCAGGAGCACAC AGGCCTACAGAGCCTTACAGTACAGAGCCCTACACTACATCTTACGGTACAGATCCCTAGACTACAGCTTCCAGTACAGAGCACTACACTACAGCTTCCAGTACAGATCCCTAGACTACAGCTTCCAGTACAGAGCCCTACACTACATCTTCCAGTACAGATCCCTAGACTACAGCTTCCAGTACAGAGCCCTACACTACATCTTACAGTACAGATCCCTAGACTACAGCTTCCAGTACAGAGCCCTAGACTACATCTTCCAGTACAGAGCCCTACACTACATCTTACAGTACAGATCCCTAGACTACATCTTCCAGTACAGAGCCCTACACTACATCTTACAGTACAGATCCCTAGACTACAGCTTCCAGTACAGAGCCCTAGACTACATCTTCCAGTACAGAGCCCTACACTACATCTTCCAGTACAGAGCCCTACACTACATCTTACAGTACAGATCCCTAGACTACAGCTTCCAGTACAGAGCCCTAGACTACATCTTCCAGTACAGAGCCCTAGACTACATCTTACAGTACAGATACCTAGACTACATCTTCCAGTACAGAGCCCTACACTACATCTTACA ATTCCAGAACAGAGCCCTAGACTACATCTTACAGTACAGAGCCCTACACTACATCTTCCAGTACAGAGCCCTACACTACATCTTACAGTACAGAGACCTACACTACATCTTACAGTACAGAGCCCTACACTACATCTTCCAGTACAGAGCCCTAGACTACATCTTACAGTACAGAGCCCTACACTACATCTTCCAGTACAGAGCCCTACACTACATCTTCCAGTACAGAGCCCTACACTACATCTTCCAGTACAGAGCCCTACACTACATCTTACAGTACAGAGCCCTACACTACATCTTACAGTACAGAGCCCTACACTACAGCTTCCAGTACAGAGCCCTAGACTACAGCTTCCAGTACAGAGCCCTACACTACATCTTCCAGTACAGAGCCCTACACTACATCTTCCAGTACAGAGCCCTACACTACATCTTCCAGTACAGAGCCCTACACTACATCTTCCAGTAA